The following DNA comes from Riemerella anatipestifer ATCC 11845 = DSM 15868.
ATCTATCCAAAAAACTTTGGTAGAATTTAGCACCTTCTTCCGTTAAGGAAGGGTTGCCAAGGTTTCACAGGGTCTATTCCCTCCACCTTTCTTGATAACATTTCCTAGTTTTTCAATGAACTAATACAGAGCAAAGATAGACTATTTTTTGTTTTAAACAATATTTTCAACGAAAAAATAAAACCTTGCGTTTAAAATTAACTAACTTTGCATCCAACTTTTATTTATAGATTCTGATGAGCAAAAAAAATATAGCCGTAGTTATGGGCGGATACTCCGATGAGTACAAAGTTTCCCTAAAAAGTGGACAACTAATTTACGACTCTTTAGACCGTGATTTATATAATGTCTATAAAGTGGTAGTTCTTAAGGAAGGTTGGTTTTATTTAGACGAAAATGAGGCTAAACTACCAATACAAAAAGGAGATTTTTCTGTAAATCTACCTAGTGGAGAAGTACTGCGTTTTGATGTTTGTTTTAATACCATTCACGGGACACCAGGTGAAAATGGTGTGTTACAGGCATATTGGGACGCTATTGGTCAAAAATATACAGGGTGTGATTTTTACCAAAGTGCACTTACCTTTAATAAAAAAGATACTTTGGCTGTATTAGCAAAGTATGGTATTCCGTCTGCTAAAAGTTTCTACATAAAAAAAGGAGAGGCTTATGATAAAGATAAAATTATCAACGAGTTAAAACTGCCTCTATTTGTAAAGCCTAATCAAAGTGGTTCTTCTTTAGGAATTTCTAAGGTAAAAGAGGTTTCGGAGTTTGAAGCAGCTTTAGAAAAAGCATTTTTGGAAGACGATGAGGTTTTAGTAGAAAGTTTCTTAGACGGTATGGAGGTATCTGTGGGTGTGCTAGATTATAAAGGTGAGACTATTGTTTTAGGCATTACAGAAATTATCCCAGAAACAGAATTTTTTGATTACGAAGCAAAGTATCAAGGAGCGTCTCAAGAGATTACACCAGCAAGGCTAGATGAGGCTACTAGATTAAGAGTAGAGGAAGTTGCAAAAAGAGCTTATAACTCTTTAGGAATGAAAGGGTTTTCTAGAAGTGAATATATTATTATGAACGGTGTGCCTTATATGCTAGAAATGAATACTAACCCTGGGTTTTCACCTGCGAGTATCCTTCCTCAACAAGCGAGAATTTACGGTATCTCCATTAAAGATTTGTGCGGAAACGAGGTAGAAAAAGCGCTAGCAAAATAATAAAATATGAAAGTAGCTGTATTTCCAGGGTCTTTTGACCCTATTACTCTAGGTCATTATGATATTATAGAACGAGCGTCTAAACTTTTTGACCGTCTCATTATTGCTATTGGGCAAAACTCTCAAAAACATTATATGTTTCCACTAGAAAAAAGGATAGAGTTTATAGAAAAATCGGTGTCTCATTTTGGGAATGTAGAGGTGGATTCGTTTGAAGGGCTTACGGTGGATTACTGTATGGAGAAAGACGCTCAGTTTATTCTAAGAGGATTAAGAAATCCTGCCGATTTTGAGTTTGAAAAAGCCATCGCACATACAAATAGAACTTTGGCACACAAAAAGTTGGAAACGGTTTTCCTTTTAACATCTTCGGGTAAATCGTTTATTAGCAGTAGTATTGTAAGAGAAATTATAAGCCATGGCGGTGAGTACGAACTCTTAGTGCCAGATGCCGTAAGGGTATAAAATATTTAGTTTTATTTTTGATAAAATAATGCACGAAAATATCAATTTTTTAATAGAATTTCTAGGAACTATGTCTTTTGCTATGTCTGGTAGTTTTGCTGCAATGCAAAGAAGATTAGATCCTTTTGGGATTCTTATTATCGCTTTTGTAACTTCTGTAGGAGGTGGTACAGTGAGGGATTTACTTTTGGCTAAACCTGTATTTTGGATGCATGATTTGTGGATATGTGGTGTTATCTTTGCTACCTGTGTTATTTCAATGATTTTTAAATCTATTGAGCAAAATTTTAGGGTAACACTTTTTATATTTGATAGTTTCGGATTAGGACTGTTCACAATTATAGGAATACAGAAAGGTATGAGTTCCGAACTTCATCCTATTATATGCATTACTCTAGGTACTATTACAGGCTGTTTTGGAGGAATTATTAGAGATATTCTATTGAATAGAATTCCGTTGATATTTAGAAAAGAAATCTATGCCACAGCTTGTATATTAGGTGGAGCTACCTTTATACTGCTAGCAACCTACACTCGTTTGTCTTATCCTGTGGTTCAGATTTTTACTATTCTGCTTATTGTAACCATAAGGACTTTAGCGGTTAAATACCATTGGCAGATGCCTAAATTTTATGTTCAGGACTAATTTTTAGCACTTAAAAATAGCCCACAAAAAAGTGTTTTATAGTGAAAAAAAACTAATAAAAAAATTTCCTTCAAATATCATTTGTTTTATATTTGCGACAAATTTCTAAACAAACGAATTTAAGTAGAATTTAAGAGTTATGGTTTATAAAATCAGAGTTATTTTAGACACGAAGGATAATGTTTTTAGGGACATTGAAGTTAGAGGCAAGCAAACTTTATGGAATTTGCATAACGGTATCAAAAGTGCATTTAGTCTTCAAGGAGATGAATTGTCGTCATTCTATTTTTCGGATAATGAGTGGACGGAGCTTAATGCAATACCATTAGAAGATATGTCTGATGATGGAGATGGAGAAATTATGTCTGATGTGTACATCACGGAAGCCTTTCCTGAAAAAGGGAGCAAGATGTTATTCAAATATGGTTTTATAGACTTGTGGGAATTCTATTGTGAGCTTTTGGAAGTGATAAAAGAAAAACCAGCGGTAAATTATCCAATCACGGTGTTTAGATATGGTAATATGCCATTGAAGGCTCCTAGTAAAAACACATCATCAAAACCTACGCCTACTATGATGAGTGATGATTTTGATGACTTTGACAGCTTTGAAAATGACTTTGATGGAGATGATGATTTTAGTGATGATTTTAGTGATGACTTTTATGATGAAGATTAAATATTTTTAAAATTATAAAAAAGAGACTTCTTATTTGAAAGTCTCTTTTTTGTCAAATAGCATTAAAATAAATTTCTTTTGTGAGAAATAGTAGTAAATATAGATGCTAATCTTTATAAATAATATACTTCTGACGAATTTTCTCAAACTCTTGTAAGTCTTTTTGCCAAGATTTTTTGATTTCTGTTTCGCTTTTTCCTTGTATAATTTGAAGCCTTAGTTGGTCGGTCCCTGCCAAAGTATCAAACCAAAGATTTTTGATAAAAAACGGTTTATTAGGATTTTTATAGTTTTTATAAGCTGTAATTATCCATTCTAGATTAAGTTCTCTCAAATCTTTAGGATATTCGGAGAGGTTTTCGCCATAGCATACTTGCCCGTTAAAAGGCGGATTTTTAGCTCCAAAATTAGGCTTTGGAGTGAATTTATAACTTAATTTTTTAGTCCATGGTGAACCATAAATTTGGAAAGGATAATCAGTGCCGCGTCCTACCGAAACCTCGGCTCCTTCAAAAAAACATAGGGAAGGATATAGGTTGATAGACTTGTCATTTGGTAAGTTAGGAGAAGGGCGTCTAAGTATAGGGTAGCGTTGCTTTTTATGGTAATTTTTCATTGGGATTAAGGTGTATTTGGCTTTTATTTTATTTTTAAGCCAACCTTCGCCGTTTACCATATTACCATACTCGCCAATGGTTAATCCATAGACTATAGGGACTGGGTGCATACCCACAAAACTTGTCCATTTTTCCTTTAATACGGGTCCATCTATGTAGCCATCGTGAGGGTTAGGTCTATCTAGTACAATCACTTCTACATTATGCTCTGCGGCAGCCTCCATCACATAGGCAAGGGTTGAAATATAAGTGTAAAATCTCACGCCAACATCTTGAATATCAAAAAGAATAATATCTAAATCTTGTATTTGTTCTGCAGTTGGTTTTTTGTTTTTACCATAAAGAGAAATAATGGGAATACCTGTTTTGGTATCTACACCATTTTTTACATATTCCCCTGCATCGGCTTCGCCTCTAAAACCGTGTTCTGGAGCGAAAACTCTTCTGATGTCTATAGTGTTTTCTCTTAGGAAATCCACAATGCTAAGTGTGTCTATGGTAGTAGGATGATGTTTTTGTGGTTTCAGTACCAGTCCTGTTTGGTTGGTTACCACCCCCACTTTTTTATTTTTTAATAGAGGAAGATAAAGCTCTGGTTGGTCGGCTCCTGTTTTAAAATCAGGACAGTTGTTACCATTTTGAGCATAGTTTCTACCAGATAACCCTAAATAAATTAGGCAAATCAACAGTAAATTTTTAATTTTGAGGCTTAAATACATAGGTTTTGAAATTTCCATTATATTTTTCTAAAAAAATAGCATTCTCCAAAGATAATAAAAATAATCTTTCTAAGGTGATTGTATTTATTGGCAGATTGTCTGTCGCGTTGGGTGTCATTGTTTCTTTAATTACGGTAGCCACAGGTTTGGGAGCTAAAAAAGCTATCAAAAATAAGATGGGAGATTTTTCGGGGCATATTTCTGTGAAATCTACTAGGTCTAATTCGTCTTACAACTCTTCAGTTCTAGACTTAAAAGAAATCAATATAAATCAAATTAAGACCTTACAAGAAGTAGAAGGTATGCAGTCTTATGCATCTGTAAGTGGTATTCTTAGAACAGAAGAAAATTTCTCTGGGATTTTATTAAAAGGTGTTGGGAAAGACTTTGATGCCAAAAGATTTGAAAAGTTTTTGGTGGAAGGTAGCGTTCCGAACTTTACAGAAAAGGGATATAATAATGAGGTAATATTGCCAGAAAAAATAGCCAATGATTTAAGACTTAAACTAAACGATGAAATAGTGGCTATTTTCTCTAAAGAAGACCAAAAACCAATCTACCGAAAATTTAAAGTTAAAGGGATTTACAAAACGGATATCAAAATGATAGACGACCTGTTTATCATAGGAGATATCAACCATGTGAGGAGGATACAAAATATGGATAAAACCGCCATAGGTGGTGTAGATATTTTCCTTAAAGATATGGGAGAAATAGATGAGGTGTTTCCAAAGATTGAAGAGAAAATAGGATATAAAAACTATGCTGAAAAGATAACAGATAAGTATCCAGAAATTGTAAATTGGATTAACATTTTTGACACCAATATCGCTTTAATCATCACAATTATGTTGGTAGTTGTAGTCATCAATATCGTAATGGTGTTGCTTATTTTAATTATAGAACGCACCAATTCCATAGGGGTATTGAAAACTTTGGGAGCAAATAATGCTCAAATACGAGCCATTTTCATCAATTATACCTTACTTATCATGGTTCCTGGATTGTTGGTGGGTAATTTTATAGGATTGGGACTACTACTTTTACAAAAATGGACGGGTATTGTTCAACTCAATCCTGATAACTATTACATCAGTACCGTGCCTATAGATTTGAATCCTATTTACATTGTGGCAATTTCTTTAGGGATTTTGTTGGTGTCTGCGGTGTCACTTATTTTTCCTAGTTATTTAATTAGTAAAATATCACCAGTTAAAGCGATTAAATACAATTAAGGTACATCGGTGATTTTTCTGTACTTTTGTGGAAATAATACATTAGAATGCAATCTTATTTAGAATTCAAATTTACCATTACGCCACCGCAACCTTGGAGTGAGATTTTAATGGCAGAACTCATACATATTGGTTTTGATAGCTTTACAGAGGAAACTAACGGTATTTTAGCCTACATTCCGAAGAACGATTTGAACGAAGACGCTATAAAGTCACTCTATATTTTTGAACAAGAGGGCGTAGAGATAGATTATACCTATACCGAAATGCCTAACATCAATTGGAACGAAGAATGGGAAAAGAACTTTTCGCCCATCAATGTAGAAGATAAAGTTTACATTAGAGCGGAGTTCCACGAGCCTCAACCGTTGGATTATGAAATTATCATACAGCCTAAAATGTCTTTTGGTACGGGGCATCACGCCACTACTTACCTGATGATTCAGCAAATGTTGGAAATGGATTTTAAAGGTAAAAAAGTCTTGGATATGGGCTGCGGGACTTCAGTATTGGCAATCTTCGCTAAACTGAAAGGAGCAGGAGATACTTTAGCCATAGATATAGACCCTTGGTCGGTAGAAAATTCTAAAGAAAACGCAGAACGAAACCAAGTCAGTTTAAGGATAGAAGAAGGCACTGCCGAGAATTTAGGACAGGAAAAATTTGACATTATATTGGCAAATATCAATAGAAATATTCTCATTTCTGATATTCCAACTTATGTTTCGGTGTTAGAAAAAGGCGGTCAGTTGCTAC
Coding sequences within:
- a CDS encoding D-alanine--D-alanine ligase, coding for MSKKNIAVVMGGYSDEYKVSLKSGQLIYDSLDRDLYNVYKVVVLKEGWFYLDENEAKLPIQKGDFSVNLPSGEVLRFDVCFNTIHGTPGENGVLQAYWDAIGQKYTGCDFYQSALTFNKKDTLAVLAKYGIPSAKSFYIKKGEAYDKDKIINELKLPLFVKPNQSGSSLGISKVKEVSEFEAALEKAFLEDDEVLVESFLDGMEVSVGVLDYKGETIVLGITEIIPETEFFDYEAKYQGASQEITPARLDEATRLRVEEVAKRAYNSLGMKGFSRSEYIIMNGVPYMLEMNTNPGFSPASILPQQARIYGISIKDLCGNEVEKALAK
- the coaD gene encoding pantetheine-phosphate adenylyltransferase — protein: MKVAVFPGSFDPITLGHYDIIERASKLFDRLIIAIGQNSQKHYMFPLEKRIEFIEKSVSHFGNVEVDSFEGLTVDYCMEKDAQFILRGLRNPADFEFEKAIAHTNRTLAHKKLETVFLLTSSGKSFISSSIVREIISHGGEYELLVPDAVRV
- a CDS encoding trimeric intracellular cation channel family protein — its product is MHENINFLIEFLGTMSFAMSGSFAAMQRRLDPFGILIIAFVTSVGGGTVRDLLLAKPVFWMHDLWICGVIFATCVISMIFKSIEQNFRVTLFIFDSFGLGLFTIIGIQKGMSSELHPIICITLGTITGCFGGIIRDILLNRIPLIFRKEIYATACILGGATFILLATYTRLSYPVVQIFTILLIVTIRTLAVKYHWQMPKFYVQD
- a CDS encoding IS1096 element passenger TnpR family protein; protein product: MVYKIRVILDTKDNVFRDIEVRGKQTLWNLHNGIKSAFSLQGDELSSFYFSDNEWTELNAIPLEDMSDDGDGEIMSDVYITEAFPEKGSKMLFKYGFIDLWEFYCELLEVIKEKPAVNYPITVFRYGNMPLKAPSKNTSSKPTPTMMSDDFDDFDSFENDFDGDDDFSDDFSDDFYDED
- a CDS encoding exo-beta-N-acetylmuramidase NamZ family protein; translated protein: MEISKPMYLSLKIKNLLLICLIYLGLSGRNYAQNGNNCPDFKTGADQPELYLPLLKNKKVGVVTNQTGLVLKPQKHHPTTIDTLSIVDFLRENTIDIRRVFAPEHGFRGEADAGEYVKNGVDTKTGIPIISLYGKNKKPTAEQIQDLDIILFDIQDVGVRFYTYISTLAYVMEAAAEHNVEVIVLDRPNPHDGYIDGPVLKEKWTSFVGMHPVPIVYGLTIGEYGNMVNGEGWLKNKIKAKYTLIPMKNYHKKQRYPILRRPSPNLPNDKSINLYPSLCFFEGAEVSVGRGTDYPFQIYGSPWTKKLSYKFTPKPNFGAKNPPFNGQVCYGENLSEYPKDLRELNLEWIITAYKNYKNPNKPFFIKNLWFDTLAGTDQLRLQIIQGKSETEIKKSWQKDLQEFEKIRQKYIIYKD
- a CDS encoding ABC transporter permease, which produces MKFPLYFSKKIAFSKDNKNNLSKVIVFIGRLSVALGVIVSLITVATGLGAKKAIKNKMGDFSGHISVKSTRSNSSYNSSVLDLKEININQIKTLQEVEGMQSYASVSGILRTEENFSGILLKGVGKDFDAKRFEKFLVEGSVPNFTEKGYNNEVILPEKIANDLRLKLNDEIVAIFSKEDQKPIYRKFKVKGIYKTDIKMIDDLFIIGDINHVRRIQNMDKTAIGGVDIFLKDMGEIDEVFPKIEEKIGYKNYAEKITDKYPEIVNWINIFDTNIALIITIMLVVVVINIVMVLLILIIERTNSIGVLKTLGANNAQIRAIFINYTLLIMVPGLLVGNFIGLGLLLLQKWTGIVQLNPDNYYISTVPIDLNPIYIVAISLGILLVSAVSLIFPSYLISKISPVKAIKYN
- the prmA gene encoding 50S ribosomal protein L11 methyltransferase, producing MQSYLEFKFTITPPQPWSEILMAELIHIGFDSFTEETNGILAYIPKNDLNEDAIKSLYIFEQEGVEIDYTYTEMPNINWNEEWEKNFSPINVEDKVYIRAEFHEPQPLDYEIIIQPKMSFGTGHHATTYLMIQQMLEMDFKGKKVLDMGCGTSVLAIFAKLKGAGDTLAIDIDPWSVENSKENAERNQVSLRIEEGTAENLGQEKFDIILANINRNILISDIPTYVSVLEKGGQLLLSGLCFFDVEDIMEVCTAQNLTLNKKVQREEWVSLLLEKN